The genomic interval TTACTCCCCTAAACTTTCTTTGTTCgatataacttttcttttttcatacttttctacCCTCACCATCAACATAACTTTTTTATAATCTTACTTTCTCTTATATCTTAAACACGAAAGCCAAAGATCAACTCCTTACTTTACTAATTTCCTTTAATTAATCTTACTTAAACTTTATTTCCAAATTTTCTTAGGTTTTTGTTTCTCAGTTCCATTCTGTTCCTAATATTCAATGCTGATAATAGGAACTAAAGATGAGCTTATTCTTTGGTAATCCTCTCCTCGATCAAGACATTTCTCAAATTCTGAGTGATCCTTTTTCTGTAATATACTCCATAGGAACTGCCATCTTCAGTGtgacttttttgttttctacattttcttgtTGCTCTAGGCCAGATGCTCATCtcccattacaaaaaaaaaaatctttaccgCTCCTTATTCGTCTCATCCttatcatcttatttttctttgtacttCAGCGCACACAGTTCATTCGTACAAGTACTAGAACATTAACCAAAGCAAGAATGATTTTCCTCGATTTTCTGGGCCGCGAAGAGCGATGAGATCTGACGCGAGATTAACTGGACAGATGAAccatatccttctcctcctccccttcatccttcctcttcccctttctcgtTTCGATGCGTGTCCTTGTTAACAAATGGGTGAGCCAGATGACcgcccctccctgcctgccgTGCCTCCCTGTGGGTGTGTAAACTTAGGACTGTCAGTGTTTGAGTGACGGAGCACACCTGACTGATGGTTCGCGAGAGGCGGAGGTGGGGAACGTATTTACAAGGATTATCTGAACAAACTGGCCAGAAGATAACCTGCACGCACTTCCACTATGTTTTGCGATTTCTCTCAATGTTTAGTCATGTAATTTGGCGACAATTTTATAAAGCCTGAACACATCAAAGTACAATTTTTCATACAAACATATAGTTAAAATTTTACGACTCCTGTTACACTGTCATTTTCTTGGTATGTCATGTACCTGAGGTTCGAAAAATATATCTTGCTACGGTTAGGTTTTTTCAGTTTCCCGAAATAAACTTGTTGCAAATGAAACTAATAGTATTTCAGTAAGAATGGCGCTGGTTTTATCTTTGATATGCATCACTGAATTATTTCGATCCTTGTAAAGTATTCGTCATCGGTTTCCTTAACATATTTGTATTACCAGTATCAAAATACCACAGCGTAGTCTTATtgaatattttccctctttactattttttctgtaCCACCTAAAGATCTTATTTGCTTTTTCAAACATTAACCAGAATTCACGGAGACACGTCACAATAAGATTGCGAAAATTCTATTCAGGTTCTTGATGTCCCCAcatatcacgagagagagagagagagagagagagagagagagagagagagagagagagagagagagagagagagagagagagagagagagagagagagagagagagagagagagagagagagagagagagagagagagagagagagagagagagagagagagagagagagagagagagagagagagagagagagagagagagagagagagagagagagagagagagagagagagagagagagagagagagagagagagagagagagagagagagagagagagagagagagagagagagagagagagagagagagagtgcttgaagtgctaggtgtcctggtgtccatgtaaaagtgtaaggtgtgctaagccttgcaatagtgttgaaaaatcacttgaaaagagtgcttgtacccgtgcagtACAGCGTAGTGAGTGGTGGTTTTAATTGTGGAgtgttgtgggtggtggtggtgggtgtgattgtggtggtaaaaGTAACGGTGATACTACTGATGTTCATCTTACAGTTAGTGTACTGAATATGTATGCATGGCTGAATATATAGGTAATATTATATTGTTTGTGTTCATAAAATAGGCAATGCTCAGATACCCGGAAAGTTGGTTTTAtgcattattatattgtttgtaTTCATAAAATTGGCAATGTTCAGATACCCGGAAAATTGGTTTTAtgcattattatattgtttgtaTTCATAAAATTGGCAATGTTCAGATACCCGGAAAACTTATTTTATGCATTCGTGGATCACGAATTATGTACTCTCGTTAGCTGTGTTAATAAAATAATGTTTAGTTACCCATAAAATTATGTGTCTGTACTCATTTAACACGAATTATGATGTACTGCCTGTGCTAATAAAATActgagtgatgatggtggtgaacaAAAACACTACTTAttcagtgtgagagagagagagagagagagagagagagagagagagagagagagagagagagagagagagagagagagagagagagagtgtgtgtgtgtgtgtgtgtgtgtgtgtgtttgtgtgtgtagagaggtgtgtgtgtgtgtgtgtgtgtgtgtgtgtgtgtgtgtgtgagagagagagagagagagagagagagagagagagagagagagagagagagagagagagagagagagagagagagagagagagagagagagtgagagagagtgtgtgtgtgtgtgtgtgtgtgtgtgtgtgtgtgtgtgtgtgtgtgtgtgtgtgtgtgtgtgtgtgtgtgtgtgtgtgtgtgtgtgtgtgtgtgtgagagagagagagagagagagagagagagagagagagagagagagagagagagagagagagagagagagagagagagagagagagagagagagagagagagagagagagtgtgtgtgtgtgtgtgtgtgtgtgtgtgtgtgtgtgtgtgtgtgtgtgtgtgagtgtgtgtgtgtgtgtgtgtgtgagagagagagagagagagagagagagagagagagagagagagagagagagagagagagagagagagagagtgagtgtgtgtgtgtgtgtgtgtgtgtgtgtgtgtgtgtgtgtgtgtgtgtgtgtgtgtgtgtgtgtgtgtgtgtagtgtgtgtgtgtgtgtgtgtgtgtgtgtgtgtgtgtgtgtgtgtgtgtgtgtgtgtgtgtgtgtgtgtgtgtgtgtgtgtgtgtgtgtgtgtgtgtgtgtgtgtgtgtgtgtgtgtgtgtgtgtgtgtgtgtgtgtgtgtgtgtgtgtgtgtgtgtgtgtgtgtgtgtgtgtgtgagagagaaagtgtgtgtgtgtgtgtgaaaagtgtgtgtgtgtgtgtgtgtgtgtgtgtgtgtgtgtgtgtgtgtgtgtgtgagagagagagagagagagagagagagagagagagagagagagagagagagagagagagagagagagagagagagagagagagagagagagagagagagagagagagagagagagagagagagagagagagagagagagagagagagagcgtgtgtgatTGTTAATAAAATATCATGAAGTTACCCATAAAATTCGTTTTCTCTACACATGCATCACTTAAGCCCCGCCCCCACACTCCAAAtcgtttgggaaaaaaaatttcgcacccgggcctgacctgacgcgaggcctaaggcagcacacagttgccaaatctctccaaggtagttttttttaaacaacctgtatctctctctccatggctggtttggcttgacttgtgggagaggtagttagtgtcgtgtgttttctgtgcgcctgtggggaagtgctttgtgttctgtgccaacgtgcagtgtctgtgttcacgagtgtgttagtgtcgtacgtgtcgtttagagccaacactcgttgtcgcccccacacctggctccacaattccccagggaaTCACTAGCCCAGCCCaccgccccatagccaggcgagacttgcctggctaccagccacagaattggtgttgcgtttgtggcaaagcaacacttaagactcaacacgtgagctgtgacgaggaaacctgccgtaacctttgtcacaacagctgccttggggatacgccagtcttcaagtgtagctacacggaacagctacgactccaagcaaacatcccggaccccgtcacctacatcagcgaggagactgacacacccccaacgccactaccggacgatagtggggagagtcagtgggagggcttggagagaggagctagtttcactagttgagaagctcactgaggaagcctctcaacaaaactgtgtgattaagtccctccaggacgaccgagacttgatcatacagcacagagacgtgtttgctgcggctctcagagtagcagacaggctgatagcgtcaaaacagcgccagacgcaagtagccacacgctctcaggcagtcagcgcccacgcagagtcaattgacgaacactgggaggtggtttgtcaggactctgagaggtggaggacgtggtggagctcggataaaccgcaacagctccggtacgcagctgttttctccacttccaccttcccttcgcctgcccgggaaacaacgaccgctccgcctacctccactgcttccaccgccacacagagcgactgtgacacctccccagcgtccactgtcactccttctgccacacagagtgactgctcggtactcactaccacgtctaccgccacacagagcagcagggactcttcctccataaacacagcgaacggagtagatcgcggtgcctctgttcgcccacgaacctctcctcagaccacttcaggagattggagaaaaaagaaatctaagagggaagtgcagcaggacgcgaggagggtgtccagcgaaggactgaggactcaccaggccaccaagcagacacaaaagcgagccaaggcaaaagtgtgtgagtactgctcacggaaaggacacacttctgctacttgccacgccagaactgacgatttacgtcaggagcgtctcctacagcggctccttacggtggaaagacacacagccacacccttcccacctgcagcgcctcagcccgcccaccccctcacttcatttcagtccttgccacaacctcgcccactccttcctcagcctggtatctggaatcagagccaggggcggcagtggaccaccctcttcaccagtaccagcagtcggccgcggaccctaaccaccacctcggactagcaggcctcgctcactaccatccctcaccatggtacagccagcttgccccgccgccaactaaaggtcgtctctagcaacgtccgtggtctccggactaaccttgcagacttataccacaactgtgtgcaacgacacaatgcagacgttgttgtggtgaccgagacatggctgaacagtgaggtggagcccacgtatggcaggatgcagggcttcacccactgggtgaggagggaccgacaggagcgaacaggaggtggagtggctgtctgcttcaaggaaggaatgcaggcccagctactcgacatagacacgcctccactgatggagatgatgtacttccgagtaatgctggcagaccgctcagccctcctgctgtgtgccctgtatcgccccccgcgacaagggcctgactcactcctgtacctgactgagaccttagacaacctgatgatggcacacagctgcagccacgtgctgattgtgggggatctcaatcaccacctggaaagagacgcctacgagaatctcctggaggtgcagggtctgacagatcatgtcaccttccccacacatgaacgaggagggacattagaccctgtcatctcagactaccaggaagacaagcttcagtgtcatcagctggggctcgtgggcagctctgaccatcacgctgtactgacacagctggaagtgggcgtggctcaggacgaggccaccacccgcaccatctggctgtggaacaaagcagactgggcttccctgcgccgcgacctgacccacaccccatgggccactctgctacagggaggagcagagagtgaagcacttgcactcacctctcaccttctcgccctccagagacgccacgtcccacacagggaatacaccaccagaccgacggatcagccatggtttggctaccgttgccgtgttgctgccgaggcaaagtatgctgcctggctccgctacaagaggaacccgactcggcgcaacaaggacctgcacagggctgcatgcaggaggatggtggtaaccagcaagtgggccttaaaaaagtgggaggaaagcctgcgccggaaactgtgtggcactggcgtaggaaacaaaacttggtggtctcttgttaaggacaaacaaggaactggccaccaagaatccatccctcccctcagcaagcaggacggtactgtcgccaccagcagtaaggagagggcacagttgctggcttccttgtttgctggaaaaatgaaggtggggaatccacagcagccaccgcctcagctggtccagcaatgtgagaagactgtcaccatggtggaggtgacgcatcagcaggtgaagcgattattgcgggggctggacacacagaaagccaccggccctgatgacatcagcccgcacctgctgaagcgatgctcccaggaactggctgcccctctcacccaagtcttcacaacttgtgtacgggaaaacgtctggccttcagtgtggaaggaggctcgagtagttccgtacacaaaaaagctccaggacggacccaaaaaactacagacccatatccctgttgtcagtggtgggtaaagtgtttgagagggtcgtggcagaggtggtgtgtagccatctcaaggacaatgccctcctctcagaccaacagtttgggttcagacctggaaggtcaacctccgacctaatgatgcttctcaccaggcagtggcaggacgccctcgacgacggcaaggacactatagtggttgctttggacatagcaggagcttttgataaagtatggcacaacggattactagaaaagcttcgtgctaaaggcatccagggtggcttgctacgactcctgggaaattacctgcaggacagaagcctcaaggtggttgtcaacgggcaaacatctgagtccctgcctgtggaggcatcagtgccacagggttcaattcttggcccactcctgtggaatatctacgtggatgatcttctccagctactgccaggagtcatggcctatgctgatgactgcaccctctcctatacctatccacgccaggacagtgggcgggctgctgaggccatcaatcagcagctacgagtgataaaggagtggggtgctcgctggcaagtgacattcgcgccggagaagacacaggcaatggttgtctctcggtccccagccgccatggcagcaatggcaggaaagttgtctttggcgctgctgctctcccactccaagatgacgtcaagatacttggagtggaggtggatcgagggctgaggtttgacaggcatgtcaaaaccattgccaagaaagcctctcacaggatctccgctctcagaaggatcgccagtttcctcgacaggaagggagactgctgctgtacaaggcacaggtgcggccccaccttgaatacgcagctctctcctggatgtcctgtgccgccacacacagaaggagactggacagcatccaacgccgcgccatacggctagtagatgctgcactaccacctcacccagagcctgagcgtcccttgattcactggaacaccgcagagacgtggcggcgatcgtagtgttccataaggcacaggtgcaaagagtgccacatctggcagggctgcgtcatcctctaagagtcaccgcacggagcacgagaacggtgctcaatggtggtgacgccgtagaggtgccgcgatcccacgggtgtcagcatcaacgcaccttcgcaggacgcgtctccaggatgtggaacttgttcacggccgcggtgcctcacgtccaggagatgaacacacacagtgtcaaactgatggcacataagtggagacagacactgccaactcctctgacactctttgtgacgtgacactcagtgtagtgcagtgcgtgaatagtgctagtgaagtgaaacgaatagtgctccatttacatgctgaccatcttgtatattatctatttttaagtcttgtaaatattgtagagaaatagattgtagtacccttagaataggtagcacacgacagtgcgcctttgggtacatgttcctttgtattaagttatgtttaaataaaaaaaagagagagagagagagagagagagagagagagagagagagagagagagagagagagagagagagagagagagagagagagagagagagagagagagagagagagagagagagagagagagagagagagagagagagagagagagagagagagagagagagagagagagagagagagagagagagagagagagagagagagagagagagagagagagagagagagagagagagagagagagagagagagagagagagagagagagagagagagagagagagagaggacagcacCACAGCCACCAGCAGCAAGGAGAAGGCAAAACTCCTGGCTGACCTCTTCGCGACTAAAATATCCGTCCCTGACCCAAATCGATCTCCTCCACAGATGGAACAGGAGTGTGACCAGGCATTGACAGAGGTGATGGTGACTCAGGAGCAAGTGGAACGCCTTCTGAGAGCAGTAGATGTCAGGAAAGCCACTGGTCCGGACGACATCAGTCCACAAGTCCTGCGCCACTGCTCAGAAGAACTGGCATCGCCACTTACaacaagaaaaaatcaagatcTGACCCAGCAAATTACAGGCCCATCTCCCTCCTGTCGGTAATGGGAAAGATATTCGAAAGGATAGTGGTTGAAGCCATCAACAGCTACCTCCAGGAGCACTCCCTTCTATCTGACCAGCAGTATGGGTTCAGATCCGGCCGCTCCACATCAGACCTTCTGATGCTCTTAACCAGGGATTGGCAGGACTCCCTGGACAATGGCCTGGACACCCTTGTAGTCGCCCTCGACATAGCAGGAGCCTTTGATCAGGTATGGCATGCAGGCCTGCTTGAAAAGCTTCGTGCCAAAGGCATACAAGGCCACCTGCTAATGTTGATGAGCGACTATCTACAAGGAAGAACCCTACATGTCGTCGTCAACGGGCAGCAGTCAGGGGACCTTCCAGTGGGAGCCTCAGTCCCTCAGGGATCTGTGCTGGGACCGGTCCTCTGGAACCTGTATATTGACGACCTTCTCAGGAGCCTGCCAGCAATCTCCGcatatgctgatgactgcacgcTGTCCATCTCCTACCCTCGCCAGAATTGTTGTCACGCCATAGATGACGTCAACTGACAACTCTGCGTGATACAAAAGTGGGGAAAGCGCTGGCAGGTGCAGTTCGCCCCTGAgtagacacaggcaatggtgatCTCTCGGTCTCTAGCAGCCAGGCAGGAGGTTGAAGGAAAGGTGATGTTTGGCTCCATCACCCTCCCACTCCAGGAATATATCAAAGTTCTTGGAGTGGACCTAGACCGAGAGCTCCGATTTGACCGCCACCTCAAGCACGTTGCCCACCAAGCCTCTCTCCGGGTCTCTGCCTTACGAAGGGTAGCTGGATTACTGGACAAACGTGGAATCCAACTGCTGTACAAGGCCCAGATAAGACCCTACCTGGAGTATGGGGTCCTGACCTGGATATCCAGCGTGGCTACACACCTGCAACGGCTGGATAAGATCGAGCGACGTGTGCAGCGGCTGTTGGAGGGTACACCccccccgccgccaccacaacagGAAGAGAGATCCCTGGACACGCTGGAACATCGTCGTGACGTCGCAGCACTGGTGGTGTTCCACAAGGCCCAGGTGCAAGGCGTATCTCACCTGGCAAGACTACAGCTCTCCCCGCAAGTGGCTCAAAGAGATACGAGAACGGTACTCTCCAGCCACGAGCAAGTGGGGGTGCCAAGGTCTCAGCACCAGAGGACCTTCATCTCCAGAGTGGCTCGCTTGTGGAACAAGTTCATTACAGTAGTGCCAGCAGTGAGTGAAATGACTGCCCAGCAGGTGAAAACTGCTGCTCACAGGTGGCGAGGATCATGCCCCACACCAATGGTGCTATTAACTAATTAGTGAACAGACAAATAGTGCACTTAAGGCTTTTAAAATAGTGCCACGAGGAAAAGTGGTACTTTAAGCCATTAGGTTAAAGACTACAGTGATGGTATTTATATACACCTTAATTTAAtaccatgtatgtatatacgtatGTAATACCATGTGTATCAATGTAGTGAAAACCTTAAgtaaagtttaaataaaaaaagagagagagagagagagagagagagagagagagagagagagagagagagagagagagagagagagagagagagagagagagtgtaattatatactattattaaATTATCAATTTGTCtcacttctgtaaatattgtgtatttcttttgtaacctagtttaaataaaaagagcCAAGATAAGCCTGAACTATACCATAGTCTCAGACCTCTGGTATGTACAACACATGTAACCTAgtttaaatagagagagagagagagagagagagagagagagagagagagagagagagagagagagagagagagagagagagagagagagagagagagagagagagagagagagagagagagagagagagagagagagagagagagagagagagagagagagagagagagagagagagagagagagagagagagagagagagagagagagagagagagagagagagagagagagagagagagagagagagagagagagagagagagagagagagagagagagagagagagagagagagagagagagagagagagagagagagagagagagagagagagagattgttcagGACTCCATGTAAAGCTTGGGTTTGACGGATTGAAAGAGAGAATCACGACTGCCCCAGTATCAATTTTCCCAGATTATCAACAGGAATTTATTCTTGGCACTGACGCATCAGAAGACGGACTCGGCGGAATACTCATGCAAGAAAGAAATGGCAGACCACAACAAATCGCGTATGCTTCCAGACTTTGTACGTCTGCAGAAAAAAATTATTCCATCACCGAAGGCGAAACATTGGCTGTAATCTATTGTTTGGAGAAATTTCGTGACGTTATTCTTGGGTACAAAATTAGAGTGTAGACAGATCACATCACCATCCAAAATttattcaaaacacaaaaatctcCCTGGTCGCGTACCCCGTTGGTTCCCAACCTTGCAAAATTATGATGTCACTTTTGAATACAATCCAGGAAAAAGGAATGTAGCAGCTGATGCTTTCTCTCGGAACATTAGCGAAGTAAATTCAGTGGTTTGCACCATCCAGGAATTATTAACTTTAGATATGGAAGTAgtcaaggaagaacaaaagaaggacAGTGACTGGAGCAACTTAATAAATTACCTAAGCAACCcgaaaaacacatcaacactaaATTACCTAAAAAGCTGACACTGGAGAACTTTGAGCTAGTTGATGATATCCTTTGTAGGAACGCAGTCTTATTTGATGTTGAGTCGTCACGCGGCAAAGTGAGACAATTAGTTATACCG from Portunus trituberculatus isolate SZX2019 chromosome 47, ASM1759143v1, whole genome shotgun sequence carries:
- the LOC123520749 gene encoding uncharacterized protein LOC123520749 — protein: MVISRSLAARQEVEGKVMFGSITLPLQEYIKVLGVDLDRELRFDRHLKHVAHQASLRVSALRRVAGLLDKRGIQLLYKAQIRPYLEYGVLTWISSVATHLQRLDKIERRVQRLLEGTPPPPPPQQEERSLDTLEHRRDVAALVVFHKAQVQGVSHLARLQLSPQVAQRDTRTVLSSHEQVGVPRSQHQRTFISRVARLWNKFITVVPAVSEMTAQQVKTAAHRWRGSCPTPMVLLTN